One genomic window of Actinomycetota bacterium includes the following:
- a CDS encoding Rieske 2Fe-2S domain-containing protein yields the protein MAADDRDTTIRRATRAAAIAFSVAIASAVGLVVVYVAGGHTQLEGLFLFAAFAGAAVGLVVWTKVLIAEPDLLEERPPMRSSDEDRAAFEHAYLEAREARDPDVASRRRFLSRLLAGAGASLALALGLPFFSLGAPPGGQLFRTNWARGSRVVDFAGRPVRAGMVGPGGVITVFPEGHTGDGQSAALLIGIEFDRIVEGGITAQTVPGIVCYSKVCTHAGCPVGLYREEVAELLCPCHQSKFAVYDNARPISGPTTRPLPQLPLGTDDAGFLVALGDFEAPVGPEFWNIERGGRA from the coding sequence GTCGGCCGTCGGGCTGGTCGTGGTCTACGTCGCCGGCGGTCACACCCAACTCGAAGGGTTGTTCCTGTTCGCGGCGTTCGCGGGGGCCGCCGTGGGGCTGGTCGTGTGGACCAAGGTGCTGATCGCCGAACCCGACCTGCTCGAGGAACGCCCGCCGATGCGTTCCTCGGACGAGGACCGAGCTGCGTTCGAGCACGCCTACCTGGAAGCTCGGGAGGCCCGCGATCCCGACGTCGCCAGCCGCCGACGGTTCCTCAGCCGGCTGCTCGCAGGCGCGGGCGCGTCACTGGCGCTCGCCCTGGGGTTGCCGTTCTTCTCCCTCGGCGCTCCCCCCGGCGGCCAGCTGTTCCGCACCAACTGGGCACGTGGATCGCGCGTGGTCGACTTCGCCGGCCGCCCGGTCCGCGCCGGGATGGTCGGACCCGGAGGAGTCATCACCGTCTTCCCGGAGGGCCACACCGGCGACGGGCAGTCAGCGGCCCTGCTGATCGGGATCGAATTCGACCGGATCGTCGAAGGTGGCATCACGGCGCAGACCGTCCCGGGGATCGTCTGCTACTCGAAGGTGTGCACCCACGCCGGCTGCCCGGTCGGGCTGTACCGCGAGGAGGTCGCGGAACTGCTGTGCCCCTGCCACCAGTCGAAGTTCGCCGTGTACGACAACGCCAGGCCGATCTCGGGTCCGACGACACGGCCACTGCCCCAGCTGCCGCTGGGCACCGACGACGCGGGGTTCCTGGTCGCGCTGGGTGACTTCGAAGCGCCGGTCGGCCCCGAGTTCTGGAACATCGAGCGTGGAGGCCGCGCATGA